From the genome of Virgibacillus proomii, one region includes:
- the flgK gene encoding flagellar hook-associated protein FlgK, producing the protein MSTFHGLEMAKQALFAQQAALYTTGHNISNANTKGYTRQRVNFETMPPYPAASRNRPEIPGQMGTGVQVGSVQRMRTKFLDYQFRSENSRQSYWSTKADALSRMETLLNEPSKSGLSKTIDEFWNALQDLAVNPDNSGARSVVAHRGLAVTEAFNHLSKSLSSNRADLRSQIDTTVGDTNSLLRQIASLNEQISELEPHGYLPNDLYDRRDNLIDELSSKLNIKVTYSKSSETSPNIADGIATIELVNDDGESFQPSIILVDDEQVNELAVTYGNDDYSAVNSVTVNGTEADILSSNGTLKGLIESYGHDFDGDGNVIGTYTDMLRDLDKMANTIVEEFNKVHRSGKALDGTDGIDFFVFKNGMTGAAGITVNQEIMDNRDKIAASTNETDGEGANAKALAEVFNNRNLDGNPLGNNTSIKSFFQSIIGEMGVKAQEANNRMENTAVLRSQVEEKRMSVSSVSLDEEMTNMIKFQHAYNAAARSMTTIDEMLDRIINNMGLVGR; encoded by the coding sequence ATGAGTACTTTTCACGGATTAGAGATGGCAAAACAAGCGCTTTTTGCCCAACAAGCAGCGCTATATACTACTGGGCATAATATATCTAATGCTAATACGAAAGGTTATACGAGACAACGGGTGAATTTTGAAACAATGCCACCATACCCAGCAGCTTCCCGAAATCGTCCGGAAATTCCAGGTCAAATGGGAACTGGTGTGCAAGTTGGGTCTGTTCAACGTATGCGAACGAAGTTTTTAGATTATCAATTTCGCTCTGAAAATAGCAGACAAAGTTATTGGTCCACAAAAGCAGATGCCTTAAGCAGAATGGAGACACTTTTAAATGAACCATCTAAAAGTGGACTTAGCAAAACAATTGATGAGTTCTGGAATGCATTACAGGATTTAGCCGTTAATCCCGATAATTCAGGTGCCAGATCGGTTGTAGCTCACCGAGGTTTAGCGGTTACAGAAGCTTTCAATCATTTATCCAAATCATTATCGTCGAATCGTGCTGACTTACGAAGCCAAATTGATACGACAGTTGGCGATACAAATTCTTTATTAAGACAAATAGCCAGCTTAAATGAACAGATTAGCGAACTGGAACCGCACGGTTATTTACCAAATGACTTATATGATCGAAGAGACAATTTAATTGATGAACTATCCAGTAAACTCAATATTAAAGTAACCTATTCTAAAAGTAGTGAAACTTCGCCTAATATTGCTGATGGAATTGCTACGATTGAACTTGTCAATGATGATGGAGAATCCTTTCAGCCTAGTATTATCTTAGTAGATGATGAACAAGTCAATGAATTGGCCGTTACTTATGGTAATGATGATTATTCGGCTGTTAATTCTGTTACAGTAAATGGTACAGAAGCGGATATCTTGTCTTCTAATGGAACATTAAAAGGGTTAATTGAATCGTATGGTCATGATTTTGATGGCGATGGTAATGTTATTGGTACATATACGGATATGCTCCGTGACTTAGATAAAATGGCAAATACAATAGTTGAAGAATTTAATAAAGTTCACCGAAGTGGAAAAGCACTTGATGGAACAGATGGAATCGACTTTTTTGTGTTTAAAAATGGAATGACTGGTGCTGCAGGCATTACTGTTAATCAAGAAATTATGGATAATCGTGATAAAATCGCAGCCAGTACGAATGAGACAGACGGAGAAGGAGCAAATGCAAAAGCACTTGCTGAAGTTTTTAACAATAGAAATTTAGACGGTAATCCATTAGGCAACAATACATCGATAAAAAGTTTTTTTCAATCCATAATTGGTGAGATGGGGGTAAAGGCACAAGAAGCAAATAATAGGATGGAAAACACGGCAGTACTTCGTTCGCAAGTAGAGGAAAAACGCATGTCTGTTAGCAGTGTATCGTTAGATGAAGAAATGACAAACATGATTAAATTTCAACATGCATATAATGCAGCTGCAAGAAGTATGACGACTATTGATGAGATGCTTGATCGGATTATTAATAACATGGGACTTGTTGGAAGGTAG
- the csrA gene encoding carbon storage regulator CsrA produces MLVLTRKRNESIQLGEDIEVKVLAIEGDQVKIGISAPASMDIYRKELYLEIKHENNQAAKIPNGFIDMLKQK; encoded by the coding sequence ATGCTTGTATTAACGAGAAAACGAAATGAATCCATTCAGCTTGGAGAGGATATTGAAGTTAAAGTGCTTGCTATTGAAGGCGATCAAGTGAAAATTGGCATTAGCGCTCCTGCTTCAATGGATATTTATCGAAAAGAGCTCTATTTAGAGATAAAACATGAAAATAATCAGGCAGCCAAGATTCCAAATGGATTCATTGATATGTTAAAACAAAAATAA
- a CDS encoding flagellar protein FlgN produces the protein MTVPAIIHALEKLLELHNGLLELSRKKTEAVKTGSMDTLMTLIAQERKQIRKVEKAETERMKLVTEWFAANDLAEEEHTITMLLNRLETGQLKTKLLDITTRLTEVVTLLKQQEGLNYALIQQSMQFVQYSLDLINPTIQSINYGSASDKQNESATQSLFDSKA, from the coding sequence TTGACAGTACCGGCAATTATACATGCGTTAGAAAAACTTCTTGAACTCCATAACGGGCTACTTGAACTTTCTAGAAAAAAGACAGAGGCTGTTAAAACTGGTTCGATGGATACATTAATGACGTTAATAGCTCAAGAAAGAAAGCAAATTCGTAAAGTTGAAAAAGCGGAAACAGAGCGAATGAAGCTGGTGACAGAGTGGTTTGCAGCAAATGATTTAGCAGAAGAAGAACATACGATCACAATGTTGCTGAACAGACTGGAGACCGGACAACTGAAAACAAAATTGCTCGATATAACAACAAGGCTCACAGAAGTAGTTACTTTACTTAAACAACAAGAGGGATTAAATTATGCGCTGATTCAGCAATCGATGCAATTTGTTCAGTATTCTCTAGATCTTATAAACCCAACGATTCAATCGATTAACTATGGGAGTGCAAGTGATAAGCAAAATGAATCGGCTACACAGTCTTTATTCGATTCCAAAGCATAA
- a CDS encoding DUF6470 family protein, with protein MKMPQLRMQSQMAQIEIQQTPGKQVIRQPKADISIQQPKPEIRMRTTPSRLTIDQTKAFEDMNLMNILKRNEKFAQEGKQAVLDGIARRAQQGTELMKIEHKGKPAITQAVQNAFPPMKRLGITFIPSPFSVKTSYQPSQLQIDVKTHRPITKARPKQVEHDYEKGEVNIRMKQYQHLTIEVAYPDEEAQNV; from the coding sequence ATGAAAATGCCACAACTCCGAATGCAATCACAAATGGCGCAAATTGAGATTCAGCAAACTCCTGGCAAGCAGGTGATCCGTCAGCCAAAAGCAGATATATCGATTCAGCAACCAAAACCGGAAATAAGGATGCGAACCACACCGTCAAGACTAACAATTGACCAAACAAAAGCTTTTGAAGATATGAATTTAATGAATATTTTAAAACGTAATGAAAAATTTGCTCAGGAGGGAAAACAGGCTGTCTTAGACGGAATAGCCCGACGAGCACAACAAGGGACAGAATTAATGAAAATTGAACATAAAGGAAAACCGGCGATTACACAAGCAGTACAAAATGCTTTTCCGCCGATGAAAAGATTAGGTATTACCTTTATTCCATCTCCTTTTTCGGTAAAAACGAGCTACCAGCCTTCACAACTGCAAATTGATGTAAAAACTCATCGACCAATTACTAAAGCAAGACCGAAGCAAGTAGAGCATGATTATGAAAAAGGTGAGGTAAACATTCGGATGAAGCAATATCAACATCTTACCATTGAAGTTGCTTATCCAGATGAGGAAGCACAGAACGTTTAA
- the fliW gene encoding flagellar assembly protein FliW: MLLGTKYFGEIDVTPTNMIHFPTGILGFPQETEFVLLDFPDNPLFQILQSIKRKEIAFIVVNPYQLYGDYTFKLDDGIVKALELSDETEIVVLSIVTLKQPFDTSTMNLQAPIIINANKQQGKQFVINSDKYSTRVSITALNSPSGKGE, translated from the coding sequence ATGCTACTCGGAACAAAATATTTTGGTGAAATAGATGTAACACCTACAAATATGATTCATTTTCCAACCGGTATCTTGGGATTCCCGCAAGAGACGGAATTTGTTCTACTCGATTTTCCCGACAATCCATTATTTCAAATTTTACAATCCATTAAAAGGAAAGAGATTGCGTTTATCGTTGTTAACCCATACCAATTGTATGGGGATTATACATTTAAACTGGATGATGGAATTGTAAAAGCATTAGAGCTATCGGATGAAACAGAAATTGTTGTGCTTTCTATTGTCACATTGAAGCAGCCGTTTGACACTAGCACGATGAATCTGCAAGCGCCCATTATTATCAATGCTAATAAACAACAAGGAAAGCAATTTGTTATTAATTCAGATAAATATTCAACAAGAGTTTCAATAACTGCATTGAACTCTCCAAGTGGGAAAGGGGAATAA
- the flgL gene encoding flagellar hook-associated protein FlgL — translation MRITQNMLSNNMLRNLSNSYMKLDKYMEQLYTGKKINRPSDNPVVAMKGINYRSQVNEAEQYLRNTSEGHNWMDNSDAALDKATKAMQKLRELAVKASNATNDREEYASIKSEAEQLKEHLKSIADTQVNGRYLFNGTDTTNSPFDKNGNFSPNTNPVHIPVAAGIDLQVNVNGESVFGNGFFDTIDSFIQKLENSDVDGIGESIGESIGEIETAINQIIDSRADLGARMNRLELIENRLSEQKNIATKTMSDNEDVNYAEAITNLITQESLHRAAMATGSRIIQPTLIDFLR, via the coding sequence ATGAGAATTACGCAAAACATGCTCTCAAATAATATGTTGCGCAATTTATCCAATAGTTATATGAAGCTCGATAAATATATGGAGCAATTATACACTGGTAAGAAAATAAACCGTCCATCTGATAACCCGGTTGTTGCGATGAAGGGAATCAATTATCGCAGTCAAGTAAATGAAGCAGAGCAATATTTACGTAACACAAGTGAAGGACATAATTGGATGGATAATTCAGATGCTGCTTTAGATAAAGCTACAAAGGCGATGCAAAAATTACGTGAATTGGCAGTAAAAGCGAGTAATGCTACCAATGATAGAGAAGAATATGCAAGTATTAAAAGTGAAGCAGAACAGTTAAAAGAACATTTAAAAAGTATAGCTGATACACAAGTCAATGGAAGATACCTCTTTAACGGAACAGATACAACCAATTCTCCGTTTGATAAAAATGGTAACTTTTCGCCTAATACTAACCCGGTGCATATCCCGGTGGCAGCTGGTATTGATTTGCAAGTTAATGTTAATGGAGAATCTGTATTTGGCAATGGCTTTTTTGATACGATTGACTCTTTTATTCAAAAACTGGAAAACTCAGATGTAGACGGAATTGGAGAGAGTATTGGTGAAAGTATCGGTGAAATCGAGACAGCGATCAATCAAATTATTGATTCCAGAGCAGACTTGGGAGCAAGAATGAATCGGTTGGAGCTCATTGAAAATCGACTCAGTGAACAAAAAAATATTGCTACTAAAACAATGTCTGATAATGAAGATGTTAACTATGCAGAAGCGATTACCAATTTAATTACTCAGGAAAGTTTGCATCGAGCAGCAATGGCCACAGGCTCACGAATTATTCAGCCCACGCTCATTGATTTTCTGAGATAG
- a CDS encoding ComF family protein: MKCLYCQQLIVLELTWKTLILPERKPLCSTCEESLIIIKGSRCFICSRPSERNKCKDCLWWEHLPERDTIQFNYSVYHYNNFMKEIISRWKYRGDGALGYIFQHVFAANFGKIRSSLPKNIVAVPIPLSEPRQLERGFNQAAMLAKFLSVRSMEILERSTSEKQSKKTRNERIQSVNPFIVEKAINKPVILVDDIYTTGTTLRHAGKVLLEQGCPFVCALTLIRG, from the coding sequence ATGAAATGCCTCTATTGCCAGCAACTAATTGTCCTGGAACTGACTTGGAAAACACTCATTTTACCCGAACGAAAACCATTATGCAGTACTTGTGAAGAATCATTGATTATTATTAAGGGTTCTCGCTGTTTTATATGCAGTCGACCGAGTGAGAGAAACAAGTGCAAAGATTGCTTATGGTGGGAGCATTTGCCTGAACGAGATACGATTCAATTTAATTATTCTGTTTATCATTACAATAACTTTATGAAGGAAATCATTAGCAGGTGGAAATACAGAGGAGATGGTGCACTTGGTTATATTTTTCAACACGTTTTTGCTGCTAACTTTGGCAAAATTCGTTCTTCCTTACCAAAAAATATCGTTGCAGTTCCAATTCCATTAAGCGAGCCAAGACAATTAGAACGAGGTTTTAATCAAGCGGCAATGCTTGCGAAATTTCTTTCCGTTCGATCTATGGAAATATTAGAGCGTTCAACTAGCGAAAAGCAGTCTAAGAAAACAAGGAACGAAAGAATTCAATCAGTAAATCCATTTATTGTGGAAAAAGCTATTAACAAACCAGTCATTTTGGTCGATGATATATATACAACCGGTACTACATTAAGGCATGCTGGTAAAGTTCTATTGGAGCAAGGCTGTCCTTTTGTTTGCGCTTTAACACTAATTCGAGGATAA
- the fliS gene encoding flagellar export chaperone FliS, with protein sequence MSRNKQQQAYQNTAVNTASSSELTLMLYNGCIKFIKQAIKDIEANDFEAKNTNIQKAQNIIRELMITLNPQVAISEQIMTLYEYMLHRLREANMHNDNKVLEEVLDFTVEFRDTWKQVILETRKKQYAKGVHV encoded by the coding sequence ATGTCACGGAATAAGCAGCAGCAAGCATATCAAAATACGGCAGTAAATACTGCATCAAGTTCAGAACTGACATTAATGCTGTATAATGGCTGCATCAAGTTTATTAAGCAAGCAATAAAGGATATTGAGGCGAATGACTTTGAAGCAAAAAATACGAATATCCAAAAAGCACAAAACATTATTCGCGAATTAATGATCACGTTAAATCCTCAAGTTGCTATCTCGGAACAAATTATGACACTTTATGAATATATGCTTCACCGCTTAAGAGAAGCAAATATGCATAATGACAACAAAGTGTTGGAGGAAGTGTTAGACTTTACTGTGGAATTTCGCGATACATGGAAACAGGTAATATTGGAAACGAGAAAGAAACAATATGCTAAGGGTGTACATGTTTAA
- a CDS encoding flagellar hook-associated protein 2, translated as MVMRVGVGLASGMELEKMVEKLISAERIPLDKMEQDRTKLEWKRDAFRKINTKLSELDNLIRNEMKYSTTYNSKIVSSSLEDAVTATATTATSNGTYQVRVDQLASSAINVSKNPIDIDPTQPLTAGEVIAFSTVNKEGKEEKYTYTIQAGDTLNTVMEKISKDDNNVRMFYDEASKKVIMETTRTGNFNENGSEIIFADTSFLATTLKMDMANEKGGNNAKFEYNNSGIIMESKTNSYTINGINLQFKNTTNGKNASLTIDNDVEAAYEKIKNFVDKYNEVVEAFNSPQFERIYRDYQPLTDKQKEEMSDKQIELWEERAKSGLLRGEPVITNGLYSLRQSWYQKVETGGEYTSLTQLGISTSPNYLDGGKLIIEDPDKLKDALRDNPEEVRKLFYNREEGESRGLINRLEDSVNRTMQQIGDKAGKATTLSLDSYTLGKQMKELDERIEAYENRIERVEKRYWAQFTAMEKAISQMNQQSMMLLSQFGGGM; from the coding sequence ATGGTAATGCGAGTCGGCGTTGGTTTAGCTAGTGGTATGGAACTTGAAAAGATGGTAGAGAAATTAATATCGGCAGAACGAATTCCATTAGATAAAATGGAACAGGATCGAACAAAACTTGAATGGAAACGCGATGCCTTTCGAAAAATTAACACTAAGCTTAGCGAATTGGATAATCTAATTCGGAATGAGATGAAATATAGCACAACCTATAATTCAAAGATCGTCAGCTCATCCCTTGAGGATGCAGTTACAGCAACAGCAACTACAGCAACATCCAATGGAACATATCAGGTAAGAGTGGATCAATTAGCAAGCTCGGCAATTAATGTAAGTAAAAACCCGATTGATATTGATCCGACTCAACCGTTAACAGCTGGTGAAGTAATCGCTTTTAGTACAGTAAATAAAGAAGGAAAAGAAGAGAAATATACGTATACCATCCAAGCGGGCGATACACTGAACACAGTTATGGAAAAAATTTCCAAAGATGATAATAATGTGCGTATGTTTTATGATGAGGCGAGTAAAAAAGTAATTATGGAAACAACACGAACCGGTAACTTTAATGAAAATGGAAGCGAAATTATATTTGCAGACACTTCATTTTTAGCTACAACTCTGAAGATGGATATGGCTAATGAAAAAGGTGGGAATAATGCCAAGTTTGAATATAATAATAGTGGAATTATTATGGAATCAAAAACAAATTCCTATACGATAAATGGTATTAACTTACAATTTAAAAATACTACCAATGGTAAAAACGCCAGTTTAACGATTGACAATGATGTAGAAGCTGCTTATGAAAAGATTAAGAATTTCGTGGATAAATATAATGAGGTTGTGGAGGCATTTAATTCTCCGCAGTTTGAGAGAATTTATCGAGATTATCAACCATTGACCGATAAACAAAAGGAAGAAATGTCGGATAAACAAATTGAACTATGGGAAGAACGTGCTAAAAGTGGTTTATTACGTGGTGAACCTGTTATCACTAATGGGCTTTATAGTTTACGGCAAAGCTGGTATCAAAAAGTGGAAACTGGTGGAGAATATACGTCACTGACACAGTTAGGTATTAGTACATCACCTAATTATTTAGATGGCGGAAAGTTAATTATAGAAGATCCGGATAAACTAAAGGATGCACTTCGCGATAATCCGGAAGAAGTACGAAAGTTATTTTACAACAGGGAAGAGGGTGAATCTCGGGGACTTATCAACAGGCTCGAGGATTCGGTTAATAGGACGATGCAGCAAATTGGGGATAAAGCTGGAAAAGCCACAACTCTTTCATTAGATAGTTATACTTTAGGGAAGCAAATGAAGGAGTTAGATGAGCGTATCGAAGCGTATGAGAATCGGATTGAGCGAGTGGAAAAACGGTATTGGGCTCAATTTACAGCAATGGAGAAGGCAATTTCACAAATGAATCAGCAATCGATGATGTTATTATCTCAATTTGGCGGTGGCATGTAA
- the flgM gene encoding flagellar biosynthesis anti-sigma factor FlgM — MKINGPNQFNFNPYKKPYHKQMDVKQEMKNDQIEISNRAKQLQQEEKPSPQRAEKVERLKEVVASGEYEINYEKTAQKMLDFWRGK; from the coding sequence GTGAAAATTAATGGTCCAAATCAATTTAATTTTAATCCGTATAAAAAACCATATCATAAGCAAATGGATGTTAAGCAAGAAATGAAGAATGATCAGATTGAAATATCAAATCGAGCAAAGCAGTTGCAACAAGAAGAAAAACCAAGCCCTCAACGAGCTGAAAAAGTGGAGCGATTAAAAGAGGTTGTTGCCTCAGGTGAATATGAAATAAACTATGAAAAAACAGCACAAAAAATGTTGGATTTCTGGAGAGGAAAATAG
- a CDS encoding DEAD/DEAH box helicase yields MKEIMNDSELELAKRCSGKLLLRNEIPLNDHQFHSLLAKDVFIPIPSIISTTFSKMCQRCGNQEKSQFASLGIQHKQVIWYCRNCIEMGRVVKTEPLYRWNGKPLQWKRHPDVCTWKGKLTIAQTNAAETICGAVKHQRASLLVWAVCGSGKTEMLFPGIEEALRQGMRICIATPRNDVVRELLPRIQGAFASIPVQALYGQSKEKRGTAQIIIATTHQLLRFEHAFDFMVIDELDAFPYHNDPSLSFATARALKPTGTTIYLTATPRQQQRRKMQLKQLDHVFVPTRYHGFPLPVPVRRICFFLQRDLKRGNVPRAFKKWLRHRKNKQRQLLIFLPTITLTKLMVQDLTELLRSENVIQVSSEITSVYAADPDREQKVSQFRNKTLKAIVTTTILERGVTFPSVDVAVIHAGHSVFDEAALVQISGRAGRSADDPTGEVIFFHDGKTNSMVRAIRAIQAMNRLGGFT; encoded by the coding sequence ATGAAAGAAATAATGAATGACTCTGAATTAGAACTTGCCAAGCGATGTTCTGGAAAGCTTTTGTTGCGAAACGAAATACCTCTCAATGATCATCAATTTCACTCCTTGTTAGCAAAAGACGTATTTATCCCCATTCCATCGATTATTTCTACGACTTTTTCAAAAATGTGTCAGCGCTGTGGAAATCAAGAAAAATCTCAATTTGCATCATTAGGTATACAACATAAACAGGTCATTTGGTATTGTCGAAACTGTATAGAAATGGGAAGAGTCGTGAAAACAGAACCTCTATATCGTTGGAATGGAAAACCATTGCAATGGAAACGCCATCCCGATGTATGTACATGGAAAGGAAAGCTTACGATAGCACAAACTAATGCAGCTGAGACAATTTGCGGAGCGGTAAAACACCAGCGAGCCTCTTTGTTAGTATGGGCGGTTTGTGGATCAGGAAAAACAGAAATGTTATTTCCTGGAATCGAGGAGGCGTTACGACAAGGTATGCGAATTTGTATCGCAACACCAAGGAACGATGTCGTCCGTGAGTTGCTGCCGCGAATTCAAGGTGCATTCGCTTCTATACCTGTACAAGCATTGTATGGACAAAGTAAGGAAAAGCGAGGAACAGCCCAAATCATTATTGCAACTACGCATCAATTGCTGCGGTTTGAACACGCATTCGATTTTATGGTAATTGATGAGCTAGATGCTTTTCCTTATCACAATGATCCCTCGTTATCATTTGCGACCGCCAGAGCATTAAAACCAACTGGAACGACAATTTATCTAACTGCTACACCACGACAACAACAGCGTAGGAAAATGCAGTTAAAGCAGCTTGACCATGTGTTCGTTCCAACCCGCTATCATGGATTTCCGCTTCCAGTACCTGTCAGGCGTATATGTTTTTTCTTACAAAGGGATTTGAAACGAGGAAATGTACCGCGAGCGTTTAAAAAATGGTTGCGTCACCGAAAAAACAAACAACGGCAATTATTAATTTTTTTGCCCACCATTACTTTAACAAAATTAATGGTCCAAGATTTAACAGAGCTGCTCCGAAGTGAAAATGTGATACAAGTATCATCAGAAATAACTTCTGTTTATGCGGCCGATCCAGATCGAGAACAAAAAGTTTCCCAATTTAGAAATAAAACGCTTAAGGCTATCGTGACAACAACAATCTTAGAACGTGGTGTAACTTTCCCCTCAGTGGATGTAGCAGTTATTCATGCCGGTCATTCTGTCTTTGATGAAGCAGCGTTAGTACAAATTTCCGGAAGGGCAGGCCGAAGTGCGGATGATCCTACTGGTGAAGTTATTTTCTTTCATGATGGTAAAACAAATTCGATGGTACGGGCAATCCGAGCCATTCAAGCAATGAATCGATTAGGAGGATTTACTTAA
- the hpf gene encoding ribosome hibernation-promoting factor, HPF/YfiA family translates to MKFNIRGENVEVTGAIRDYVEKKIGKLERYFDTPPTSEVHVNLSVYNDEQRIEVTIPMTNLLLRGEVEHTDLYAAIDLVVDKLERQIRKHKTKVNRKFRQKGSPKHVFAELEKDALNKEEESSEIEIVRTKRFDLKPMDSEEAILQMDMLGHSFFVFENASNGETNVVYRRNDGKYGLIEPNA, encoded by the coding sequence ATGAAATTTAACATTCGTGGTGAAAATGTTGAGGTGACAGGGGCTATACGTGACTACGTAGAGAAAAAAATTGGAAAACTAGAAAGGTATTTTGATACTCCACCAACCTCAGAGGTACATGTTAATCTAAGTGTCTATAATGATGAACAGAGAATTGAAGTCACGATTCCGATGACTAATTTATTACTACGCGGTGAGGTGGAGCATACAGACCTTTATGCTGCGATTGACTTAGTTGTTGATAAACTTGAAAGACAAATTAGAAAACATAAAACGAAAGTGAATAGAAAGTTCAGGCAGAAAGGTTCGCCAAAACATGTCTTTGCAGAATTAGAAAAGGATGCTTTAAATAAGGAAGAAGAGTCTTCTGAAATAGAAATCGTTCGTACAAAAAGGTTTGATTTAAAGCCGATGGATTCAGAAGAAGCGATTCTGCAAATGGATATGCTCGGTCATTCCTTTTTTGTATTTGAAAACGCATCTAATGGTGAAACAAATGTTGTATACCGACGGAACGACGGAAAATACGGCTTAATTGAACCAAATGCATAA
- a CDS encoding TIGR03826 family flagellar region protein: MAELANCAQCGNLFLKGTRTICRACYEKEEEAFQKVYQFMRQRKNREATMTEIVEHTGVEEELIIKFIKEKRLLPTEFPNIGYPCSHCGKKITSGNLCQACLEKLRKDLEQHEELEDRMNEKEEREKKRTYYMFDDKEL, from the coding sequence ATGGCAGAACTGGCAAACTGTGCACAATGTGGTAACTTATTTTTAAAAGGAACCCGAACCATTTGCAGAGCGTGCTATGAAAAAGAAGAAGAAGCATTTCAAAAGGTATATCAGTTTATGCGCCAAAGGAAAAACCGAGAAGCAACTATGACGGAAATTGTTGAGCATACAGGAGTAGAAGAGGAACTAATTATTAAATTTATTAAAGAAAAACGATTATTGCCTACAGAATTTCCGAATATCGGCTATCCTTGTAGTCATTGCGGTAAAAAAATTACTTCAGGAAATTTGTGCCAAGCTTGTCTTGAAAAGCTGCGGAAAGATTTAGAACAACATGAAGAACTGGAAGATAGGATGAATGAAAAGGAAGAGCGAGAAAAAAAACGAACCTATTATATGTTTGATGATAAAGAGCTTTAA
- the flaG gene encoding flagellar protein FlaG, giving the protein MDMRLEQIGTGVPVKLRNQHNSGTVDAKLNHEQTNEDKKFSLGMTKNNIKTAVTKLNEFIEPLRTDLQFTYHEKLGEYYVKVINPLTKEVIKEIPPKKMLDMYADMAEFMGILIDEKI; this is encoded by the coding sequence ATGGATATGCGGTTAGAGCAAATAGGAACGGGGGTACCTGTTAAGCTTCGAAATCAACATAATAGCGGAACAGTCGATGCGAAACTTAATCATGAACAGACGAATGAAGATAAAAAATTTAGCTTAGGGATGACAAAAAATAATATTAAAACGGCGGTCACCAAGCTAAATGAATTTATCGAACCGCTCAGAACAGATTTGCAATTTACCTATCATGAAAAACTGGGCGAATATTATGTAAAGGTGATTAATCCGTTAACAAAGGAAGTAATTAAAGAAATTCCTCCGAAAAAAATGCTGGATATGTATGCAGATATGGCAGAATTTATGGGGATTTTAATTGACGAAAAAATTTAG